AGATGCTATTTCGGAAAACGGTCGGCGAGGTGGCCAtcgagcggctgctgctggatctgaTGAAAACGTAATGTGTGGTACAGGTTGTAGCCCGAAACCTGACCGATCTAGTCAATGCATTTAATTATTCAAAGTAGAACTAGTTCGTAGTGTATAGGGCGCTTGCGACAGGAACCACGGGAATGTAATAAATTTAAGCGAATCCTCGTATAAACCTTGTAATGATTGCCAAGCCGGTTTAGGGAGTTACACCAGATCAGTTCTATTTATTGTACAAAAACGAGAAAGAACAATCAAAAGAAATCAGCCGCCTTTTGTCGTTTACCGCCAGCCGGAATATCCAGCAGATCGTCGGTAAGATTCGGtccctgctgttgttgtttggaacCACCGGAAGTGGAGCCGATGGAGGGCGTTTTCCTTCGGACGATACCACTTCGTGGTGAAGGCGTGATGCTGCGTGATGACTTTCTGCTCGCGGCATCACCGGCACCTCTACTACTAGTCACCGTCGGTGTCTTTAGGCCTCCTGAGCGTGCCGGTGACACGAGCGGGCTTGGCGTGCACAGAAAGCCTAGCTTGTTCGAGGCCAATCTCCTGGCGGCCGGTGACATGCTAGCCAGCCGATCGAAGGAACTGCGTACCGACGGTGAACCGATGTTCCTTCGTGCCGCTTCGATGGCTTTGGCTTTCTTTTCGCGCGACTTTTCGGCTGCCTTCTCGGCAAGCTGTAGGGCCAGGTTCTCACGCTTCGACGTTTCCACGATGCGGAACGAAGGCCCAACACTGGCCGGATGTAGCGGAGTATCGCCCGCATCGAGCCGAAACGGTGTTCCCTCGATTTCACCCCACGTAAACAGTGGACTATCGGTCACTCCTGGGCATGGGGAGGGACTTTTCACGAATCCGAAACCGCGTATCTTGGGCGTACCGGTCGATGTGTCCACCACGCGGCCATCGATGCCAATCTTCTCCGGTAGATGCTTGGCCTGCGTTTTGGCCGCTTCGACGATCGCTTGTTTGCTGTCCTGCTCGTTGAACGGATTGTGGTGGagccgggtgctggaatggttGATCTCCTGTTTCAGTTTGGCCATCTCGAgctgctcctccttcgtcAGCTCCACGCCTTCCGGTGTGTACATGATGTAGTTTTTGTTCGTGTAGCTCCACATATCAAGCTGTTTCGGTTTCTCTCGCTTATCAAACTGTTGCTCGATGCTCGGCAGAGCCAGACACTCGTTCATTTGTATCGCTGTACTCGATTCGGCTGCATATAGGACGGCGAATTTTTGTCTCAGCTTACGATCGGCCGATTCAATGATCTCCTGAAAACTATCGTTATCTTCACTCGTGTAAGACTGCAGGAAGCTATCGAGCGAGTGTTTGTCACCGATCGATTTGGTGGATTTGTTCGATCCGACGCTCGAGGTGGACCGTATCGATGCCGGGGCTTCGGTGGCGGGTGTAGCGTTCGGTAACGGAGTTTCAAACGTAGCCGGGCTTGCTGCAAACGGGAAGAGATCGTGAATAATGCGATCGTGTGGATCGTTGGGCAGTACTTACGAATTCTGGCCGAATTGGGGGGTAGCTTGGAGTTGTATTTTGAGAAGATCTGGCGCAATTTGCCCACATCGTTATTCGCTAGCGCGTCGAGGTATTCGTTCTGGGCCTTCAGCTTTTGTAGATCGGGGAAGAAATCACGCTGGATGATTTTACCCATTTCCTGGCGGATGAAATGGAAGAATGGTAAGTAGAGATCACTTGATTTCACAAACTTTTACTGAAATTACCTGCAGGTACTCCTCCTCCGTGAGGATGATTTTGTCTTTTGCTTTGGCTTTTGGCACGAGAGGTTTCTTAAAAACTGGGGCTAACGTCTTATCTTGCTGTTTGATGGCCTGTAGGGCCCGCTCTCCAGGCTTCGACATTTTCGCGCTTTTGACCTGGAAATTCCCTGAAAAACTACGCGGCTAGGAAAATTTCTTTCGAAAAATTCAGCTTTcctcggtttgtttttgttttggcgatttgacagctcccaTTTTTCAAGCAGTTCGGAAAAAAAAGTCTCTGCTCGAAAGTAGTGCTCAAAAAGTGAGGTGCTCGAACAATCGCACTAAGGGAAATGGTGGACCACTTGGGTCacaatttgccatttttcccgccattttcgagttcattttcattttcgtgtTACGAGTAACGTGttagctcgcgtaacgctccgtGTAACGGCCACGGCTTTTTTTTAAGTTGCCGCAGCGAGGTGTCGGAGTTTTgaactcgactttttggtacctaactcgactttttggttcctaactcttgtttttggttcctaactcttgtttttggttcctaactcttgtttttggttcctaactcttgtttttggttcctaactcgactttttggtacctaactcgacttttcaaaaactgacTTCAGTGCCCTCCGGTCAACCCGGTCGCCCCGAGAACTGGACAATTCcccgtgaacaaaaaaattgacgcctgaggcgtcaagtaacgcctgacgggaataggcacctaaaTGCTGCTTGTGGAGGAAAAGATTCTCCGAAAGAAATATTACCCCGTATCCGGGgaggaacgaaaggaaaggcgaCACAATGAGTTGCATAACAATCTCAAGCGCATTTCAGACGTTGACCCAGTCCCTACCAAGTTTGTTTGAACGTACTACAACGACAACGGATTCTCCTCGTGAGACTGTTTCTTTATTGAAGtcgttccattttccggaATAAGGCATGGTTGCTCTAAATGCTACACATTACAAACTACACATATTCGCTGCGTTGTCCGAGTCCCGCCTATGACCGATGGCCGACGGCAACACCGATCGTGATGGCACCGACGAGCAGCTTAACCCAACCGATCGACATCAAGCTACTGGCGGCACTGTGCTCAAAGTGCCTAAAGTTACACCCGTTTCCGGAGCACGTGTGGCAGTTCCGGTTGGTACTGCAGCCCGTATTGGACGAGGTGCACCCACGGATCACGGTTTCACTTTCGACCTGCACGAAGCACTGATCGTCCGGCTGGAAAAGCAGGCAGGGCCGTGGTGGGGTCGAAATTTCCTCCGAACATTCGGAACTGTTGGTCGGTCCTTCGCAATGGTGGCAGGTAAGGCGTCCATGCGGGAACAGATTACCGTTGCAGACCGGGGTAACATTGATATCGTTCGTGCACAGCTGGCAGTTGTTCACCTCGTTACAGTTGCCCACTTCCGTTTGCGACAATGCCGCGGCACAGCCACGCACAACGTGTTGGCCTGGGTAGTAGAGAAAACATAATGTTAGGTATGGCCCGGGGACAGACATGCCGGATCCTAGTGATTGCTTACCGACTATGCGCGTAAAGCAGGAGGTCAGAGGGGACGGGGGACATTCTAACATCAGATTGTTGGTGTCCGGGTTCAAACAGTTGGGGTTTTCGGCCGTGGTGcagttaaaacaaaaatctgcAAAGGAAAAAAGATGATAAAGCGAAGGTGTTGTACCATCTTGAAGACCCTCCCGTTGACGAATGATTTCATTCCGATATCGCAATCAGTAAAAGAGCACTGAAACACACTGGATGGGCGTTCTTGGAAACACGTTTGTCGATGCCACGTCTCCTGGCGAAACTTTCTTGCAAAAGGAACACTTACAGGCCGATGTGCTTCCGGCATTACACGCCAGCACCACTGCAACGATCGCCAAGTATTTGTACATTTTCTTGATTGGGAAATGCGAACCGATTTTCACGTTTTACACTCGATCGGACGGGTGCGGCGGTTGCGACTTCTAGCAGCACAAACGGTGACACACTGATTGCAACTGACTAGCTGTGGCTGTGATAACGGACCCCAGGTGAAGGTGGCTTACTAACGGGAACGCGATAAGAACATTGTCGCTTATCACTGACAAACGCGGTTACCGGGTCTGTTTGTGTACCGGCCACATTTTGGGGGACCAGCTTCCCAGTGCCTGCCGAGCGGCCCAACTCAATTTGTGCGGAATTCGACGGCTTACGTTTCCGTTATCAGTGTGTTATCGAGCTTCATTCCAGGCGTTCTGGCGTCGCGCCTGGAGTTAAGGCGCGTCGAGGCGTTATGGCGACACAGATATCCAAGCGCGCCAAACAGTCAATACATGCCCCACCGGTAGGGCTCGCTAACAGAACATTGACGAAGGGCAAACATTTGCCAGGCGCAGATTAACGCTGGACGGTTCAATGCAAATCATTCATCGAAAAATTCCTTAAATTCCCTTGACAAAAAACCTATTTTGCCAAACAACATCGTCACTCCAGCTGGTTCCGGACCATGATGTTCTGTGGCggacaaaaaaatggaatagcTCGATCTGTCCCTAGCGCTAGAGACACGCCGGATCGCCCAGATCGCCCTGTCTTCATTGGCTGCTCGTACATCATCTCTCGCATCTGCGATCCCAGAGTGGCGGTGCCGGCGGATGGCCACTGAAAATGGATACTGTGATCATACGGCGCGGTTGTGGTTGCGCCAGAGTGAGCGAgacatgttgctgctgtttgttcctttttttctcttgtctCGGAaggatttatgtttctttctcattttccGTCGACGAATATTTTCTCGCCGAATCGGTGCTGGCTGGATGATTTGAGTGGGTTTGTCGCGACGGAACTCCGCCTCTTctcgcgcgatcgcgtcgTTTCGGGGGATCGGCGCCGCGCAGATGATCAACGACTCATCTCGGGTACACGTTCGGGGCCGCCGAAtggtgaaagtgaaaggatATAAATAAATCGCCGTCGCCACGATGCCAGTCTATGGGTTTGTCAACCGGCCGAAACTTAGGCTAGCATCGGCGGCCTGACCGTCTCGCTCGATCAATTGATTGGTACTAAAGATCATCGGAAAATTCGAGCGATCGTCGATTTCTAAACGCTCAAGAGAATAAATTTGATAGCAAATCAGAACAGAGACGCTATATGGATTGTTTGAACTTGTTATCAATAATATCGTGATGTACTCAGCTACTAACGATTTATTCGGTCTACTGGCACAACAGCCTACGAACTCCCAACGATAATGCTCCATAAATAGCGTGCTGGAAATGGAACCACTATTTCCACCACCTACCGTGGCCTTGATGCTCTACTCAAATGCACGGCTTGGGTGCGCGACCAAAACAATTCACAAATCAAGCGTTAAACTAATGAACTGTACCCGGTAGCCACTAGCATCGGTAACAAATAGCCGAGCTCGTTGTttatcgcgtcgcgtcgtgcgGCAAGCGACAATCGTTCCAGCCGTGTTGCACTCCGTTCCCCAgatcttcctttccttctgtGACTGCACACCGTCGTGCTTCCTCGAGGAAGTACCATCCCGAATGTACACAACGATCCTAGACGTAGGGGATAGCACAGCATAGGCGGGctgtgcgcctccatcgtcaccatcaccaccaccgctagtGCGCATCTACAACGACGTCACAGGAACTCTcatctggctggttggctggctggcgggttggttggtcggtcggctgCCCGTCTGACGCGAGCCGACGAAAGATGGCgtattttcacacttttcattTCTCTGTTTCGGTGGCGGAAAATGCGgcttctgtgtctgtgtgtggagggAACTCGTGCGTACGTTccgggcgtgcgtgcgtgcaccaCCGAGTCAACTCGAACCGAGTCAAGAGTCGTTGATTCAAACGCCGTTCCTGCCTGCGTTCTAGCAATCCGACCAACaacatcatgatgatgatgatgatgattgactCAAGGGGACGTTGAGTTGGGTCCTGAGGTTGCTCTTCCGCCGATCTGGTCTGCCGAGAGTCGAGGAAATGCGTACGGGCTATGATACACTCCCTAGAAGTGTGGCCGCTAGGTAAACATTCCGAGATGTAATCTTTATCATTGATGTCTTTCGACTTCTTCTACCCCATCTAGAGAGTGCTCCGGGGCATGGAATGATCAGTTGCGGTCTCTAGAGGTCCCTCTAAAGGACTTTCTGAATTCCGAGGTCAATCCACCGACGTGGCAGGCAGCTTGGCGCGCTCACGTTACTAGATAGAGAGGCTCCCGCTGATAAATGGTTCATCTGGCACTAGTTCGAATTACCGTGCGCCACAATCGGGTTACGGGGCGATGAAATTACACCGACACGCGGTCACGCGGTATCGCTGATCACACGCTCAGCCGAGAGTGTCCCTTCGCCGGTGGATGGGGCTAAAAAGAAAACCAGACCCGGAGTCGGCGGAGATCCACTCCAAAGGCTCCCCGTTTTGTGTATAAATATTCGACATCGGCGGGCGTAAATATTTATCTACCGGAAAAGGGCCAGTGCACGGGAGGGGCGTGTAGAGCGAGGATACTGATACCCTGGGCCGCTCTCGTAGTGTATTTCATATTTAACAAGCGTCCGCAACCGCACGTTCACCTTAAATTGCGCCAAACACTTTGCTCCAGCGCGAAAGTGGGAAATTAAGTTGTTTGGAAGACtccaaatgaaatgaatttcatAATTTCATGCGGATACCACCCGCAACATTATTGGTGCGGTGAATATTATATACCAAGGCCCTCGATTTAGCGCGCTGTTGCAAGATTGCGACCCGGCGGTAGTAACGCCGTGCTGAGAAAACGATTCGGAAGAGTTTTTCATGTTACTAGAAGCCTTTAGACTTTAGCGctttttgataatttatttGGTACGAGTGGCTAAATGAATTATGTTTATTAAATCATTCCAATTGGAGCAGTAGTGGCTTCTTTCGGGCTGCAGCTCTCGAAGAAGTCAGAAGAAGAATTGTCTTTGATGATAAGTTTGAAATCAATCCATTTCTGCCTCATAACAAGTTACGCTCAACATTTGTAGCtaaagacaaagagagaaactAAGACAAAATAATTCTATCTATTAATGCTAGatcacatttttttatattttacacaacggcaaaaaaaatagcaaaatcGTTGCAAACCCATGATGTCTCACGTGTTTCAACGGAAGACGATCTTCAAACGCACGTCAGCCGAAAGATACGATGCCAAACGATGGCTCCATAATCTGGAGCGTCTATCTTATCTGTTATTCTGCCGCCAAGAGATTATAAGATATCTAAAAAAAGTTGTCTGCCTGGTTCATCAAACTGCTTTTAGCAATGTCCACCGTAGCTGATTATTTCTGGTTACGGAACGAGTAAGATCATTGGATGTCCCGTTGCACTGATAACAACTTTTGGCCTTTGAGCAAACATTCTCAGCCAGCTTTTAGTCACACGAATTGAGTATTGCGTAATCAAAAGGCAGATACAACAGCAGAGCAGTGACGTTCTGACCTTAGCtgcctcttccttcttcccgtTTGGCTGATCTACGCAACTATGAGGTCCGCCAGttcgatcaatcaatcaatcaatcagtaAGTCGCTTCAACCGCAGGTCACTAGCATCACGATgttaatgctgttgctgctgctgctgttactagttcttcctcttcttctgttaTAGTAGCAACGgcaactgatgatgatgatgatgatgatgatgtactaATTTTATACGCGGTACGACGGTGCGACCTTTCAAGGAGCGACCGGCGATCGCACGGTATGCTCAGTATGTCTAATTTCTCTAATTCACAGAGTTAACGCTACTATCAGCCAACCTCCCTATTCTCAAAGGACGATCTTTACATCACGGGGTGGCTTTCACATCCCTATGCCCTTCTCGCTAAGTCACGAAATCTAGctcattttcactttcatcgatcgtgatcgtgatcgagttTAGCTCACTATGCGCGGTAGGAAAGATCTTCGTTGTATCTCTCCCTATACCACCCCCTTAATCCATGATTTCAACGTTGTGCCGAGCCAAACCGAGATGTACACACTACGCCACAGTACGCCCGTTTGGGAAAGTTGAGAAAGAAAACGTCCTCCTGAACGGCTGCAACCGATGCAACCGATGCCGATCCTCGCTCGCGATCACACGATCGTCCATCTGGTAGGcgtgagcgaacgagagaaaacGATTCATTTCCCGCCCAGTGTGCCCAGTCGCCCGAGCGAGTCAGCTAggctgaagaagaagggatgaTCTTCGGTATCGTGGCGTGCCGTGCGACTGGCACGCCTTGCGGTTGGTTTTtcacgctcgcacgcacgcaacgcacgcAGAGTGGTTGGTTCGTGGTTCAGCATCGACCATCGTACCAGTACGCTGCGGTACGATCGCGAgggaaaacgcgaaaaacCGGGAACCGAGGATCACGATCGagcgcagcaaccgcaacggTGCGAGTTCTGTGAGATCTGTTCGCGCTTGCCCGCGACTTACCCGTGTGTGCTCGGTATCgttattataattttatttgtgcgatcatcatcatcaccatcagaagcagtagcagcagcattagcatcgGTATCCCGCGGTGCTCTAGAAGTGTGGTGGGGTCATTTCTGCGGCCGACTGTACAGGAAGTTCGTCCGAAGTCCGCGGTCCGGCCGCCGGGTTGGGTGGGGAAATCTTTGCGGCCAGTTGAAAGTTTAATTATTATTGTGTTTTGCACCCCTAGAGGAACCCGCTAGGAGTCTCGCTTCGTGGAAAAGTGTGGAAAGAagtggaaaagcgggaaactAGAGAAAAGTTGTTTAGTTTAGTAGCTCGCCGTGTTTGTCACATCGAAGCATCGGTTCGTTGGGAGACACCAGCAGCGCAGGGCAAAGGTAAACCGATGTGACCGTTTTGTTACAGTTAGGGTTTGGTGACAGAGGAAGGTGCGATGTGAAGAAGTGCGAATTATACGCGGAACGTGCCGATCGGTTGCGAGTTGTCGAATGTGTGAAGGATCGTTGTCCTTTTCACGGGCCAGCGAAAAATCCGGTCACAAATCGGACGAACAGCAGTCAACAGTAGCGATTGGTTGTTAATTGAGTGACGAAACTTGCCAGTTTGTGCTTGATGTGTGACTTCCGGTGGCTGGTGATGACGAGAAGAgggaaattttaaattaaatatcgGTTTTCCTCAATAGTGAAGTGCAAATATCCGTTTTAATTAATCTCCTTGGTAAAAACGATGATGCATCATCTCGATTACGCGAATGGTCACCGGCACCACGGCGACATGAGTGCTCCGTCGGGTGTCTCGATGCTGCATGAACCTGCGTACTCAAATCTGGTCGGTGGCATGCAGACGGGGAGCGACGTCCTGAATGGTCCTGATTTTCTGCATCACTACGGACCatcggctgctgcagctgcggcagcggcggccgctgcggcCGTCGACTACTGGAGCCCGGTGGCTTACAAAAATGGCACCAACCCGATGAAGGCAATGGAAGGTAATTACACACGTGAATAGATGTGGAATTGATTTTAGTTCGTGAAAATCCGTTTTATTTTGTTATATCCATTGGAGTGGATGTCGGATAAATAATATTCCTAGAAGTTATTTAACCTTCTTCTATAGCTTCAAGTATTTAGTTGTAGTTATATGAATTCTTATATTGGATTGCTGCACATTTGGAACATCTAATGTTTGAAAGGAAAATACTTAAGAATTATTCTACTGAAAGCCGCTCTATCCTCGCCATTTTGAGCGCTGTTCGAGGATGTTATAAACAAAATTTCTTGGTTTCCTAACGCCAAACTACGAAAAGTGTATTGATCCGAAGATATGATCTCTCAAAGAATGTACATCTTTCCGACGGTTGATCTAGCATATTCGAATGCTACGCTGTACAAAATTTTCTTCCGCTTTTGTTTATCTTATTGCGATTGATTTGCGAATTTcataataaataaaacttACGGGAATAAAGCTTACGGAGCGATGATGAAAATTTACTTCGTTATAACATATTTTACGAAATTTAATCGATATGTTTACTATCGTCTGAAAATCCAATAATGGCCAGAAAATCCTCATATTTTGGTACAAGCCGCTACACGTTAACAGCAACAATTTTCTCATCTAAATGATTTCACTACTTTTGGGGTATTCTCAAGACTTGAGATTACGGTTCgtcaatattttttatagtATGAAAGTCATAGTATTAATTGTAACAACCTCTTATGGCAATATTCTGTTCTTATTTTAATAGATTTTCGTTTTGTTAAAGAAGCGATGTCCAGAAATATTCACCACTTTTTGTTTCCCTCTTGTCTTAAataatgatttttgttttgttattgtttcttttaaaATCCGTGCATATCGCATACGTAATAGATTGGGCATTCCGACATCGGCTAACGGAGCCAAGTCAAATTTCCACTAAAAGTCAAACCTCATACTATTCAGAGTCTTATCACTAGGTTGATTCCACTGGTTCGTAAACAGTACTTAGCTTATAGTTTAAATACTACAACGATTCTTCACATGGCCGAAATTAAATGCAACATTAAGATCTCTGCCCCTCATCCCGAAAAGGCCTGTGGTACTTGCTTGGCATGATTTATTGGCTGCTCATCCCGACTGTTGGTAAGATGGACAGCGACATCATCTCGGCTCGGAGtacgatttaattaaatcaacataaaaaatgccacaacaaacggaaaatgatCGAAAACCTTAAACGTCATGTAAATGTGCAAAGATGATGGACGCTCAGCCGGCTCTCGTGATCGTGCCATGTAGTCTGGCTGTTCTGGCATGCTGGCAGACTAGAGTTTTGAGACACCGCAACACCGTAAGCCTGCCGGGTGCaccatttaattaattgagtCATCATTTCTGTGCTCGTCCCGTAGCCACCGAAGAAGATCGGTTCCAATTTTACTGGTgccaggccccccccccccccctcggccCGAGCTGGTATCACTGTTGTTACTGCTTTCTAATAACCTTCTTAATTAGAGGGGAGACTcaaacacaccacaaacatCTCAAGCGACACGGTAGGGCCAGAACACGGGATCTCTTGAAGCGTAAAAGGGGTGTTCGGagtgaaaaacaagaaaaaaggataCAATTAAACACTCTTAAAACCGATTTATCACGCCACAGCCAAAAAGTACGGATCCACCGGCAGCGTCGCTGCCATGGCCACGGTGGCAGCGAGGGCAGGAAGATGATTTAacgaataaattaattatgatGTCAACTTCGCTTAGCGATTGGAATGTTGAtttcctctttctcgcgcCGGCGTGCTCGCGGATACCGCGCACCCCTTTCGTAATGTCCCTTAAGGAATTTACCAACCGGCTCCAACCCATCGGACCCGGACATGTTTACGCTGGTTCCGTGCCCCAATGTTGCAATCAGCGGAGGAAGAGCCCTATCGAGGAGGAAgtgaaaaatatgtttcgaaaaacaggaaaaccgtCCAGTTCTATCTGGTACTACGACGCACGCAATTCCGCCCGCTACACCTCGCCAGGACTGCGCGCTACGACGGTGGCCTACgaggaaaagcaaaatcatTGCACCTGCTGGGCGTCGTATATTCCCCGCGCCCTCCGCTCCGTGGTAGGTCCGGTGAGTTTTTGGACACACCGTTGAAAGCTGGAGAAACCCCAGCACCAAAAAACGCCGTGGCGAAACCTGCGTCGCGGCATAAATTCGGGAA
The sequence above is a segment of the Anopheles darlingi chromosome 2, idAnoDarlMG_H_01, whole genome shotgun sequence genome. Coding sequences within it:
- the LOC125951314 gene encoding splicing factor ESS-2 homolog; amino-acid sequence: MSKPGERALQAIKQQDKTLAPVFKKPLVPKAKAKDKIILTEEEYLQEMGKIIQRDFFPDLQKLKAQNEYLDALANNDVGKLRQIFSKYNSKLPPNSARIPSPATFETPLPNATPATEAPASIRSTSSVGSNKSTKSIGDKHSLDSFLQSYTSEDNDSFQEIIESADRKLRQKFAVLYAAESSTAIQMNECLALPSIEQQFDKREKPKQLDMWSYTNKNYIMYTPEGVELTKEEQLEMAKLKQEINHSSTRLHHNPFNEQDSKQAIVEAAKTQAKHLPEKIGIDGRVVDTSTGTPKIRGFGFVKSPSPCPGVTDSPLFTWGEIEGTPFRLDAGDTPLHPASVGPSFRIVETSKRENLALQLAEKAAEKSREKKAKAIEAARRNIGSPSVRSSFDRLASMSPAARRLASNKLGFLCTPSPLVSPARSGGLKTPTVTSSRGAGDAASRKSSRSITPSPRSGIVRRKTPSIGSTSGGSKQQQQGPNLTDDLLDIPAGGKRQKAADFF
- the LOC125952110 gene encoding uncharacterized protein LOC125952110, which encodes MYKYLAIVAVVLACNAGSTSAYFCFNCTTAENPNCLNPDTNNLMLECPPSPLTSCFTRIVGQHVVRGCAAALSQTEVGNCNEVNNCQLCTNDINVTPVCNGNLFPHGRLTCHHCEGPTNSSECSEEISTPPRPCLLFQPDDQCFVQVESETVIRGCTSSNTGCSTNRNCHTCSGNGCNFRHFEHSAASSLMSIGWVKLLVGAITIGVAVGHRS